From Mycobacterium colombiense CECT 3035:
ACCAATACGCTGGTCGCCTCGGCGTCGCGCGCGCGGGTGACCGCGACACCGGCTCATTACCGGCAGGTCGGCCCGGAGCAGTCGTATAACGTGCCGGTCCTGGTCGTGCGCGTTCCTGGCTTGCAACCGCTGACCATCGAATGTCGTCGCGCGTGGCGCGGCGACGTGCCCAAGGTGAAGGACGAACCCGAATTTTGGGTCCCGGTCGCGGATTCGCGCGCGCTCGTCGAGAACTTCGGGCTGGCCGCGAAACTGAAAGACTAGGCCAGACGCCGAGGCCTGCGCCTGAGTCGCCCCGTGAGAGCGGCAGAAGACCGGCAACCCGTCGACGGGAGTTCACGCTCTGTCCGACGGCGCCGGCTTCCGTCTACCGCGTTATCGTGGCGTGGTGGTCGACGAGGGCAAGCTGGCGCTGATGCTGGCGCGCGACGAGCTGCATCAGCTCGTCACCGCCTACTGCCGGGCGGTAGACCGCGCCGACTACGACGCGCTACGCGGCCTCTACCACCCCGACGCGACCGATTCGCACGGCTCGTTCTCGACCGGCGGCGTCGAACAGTTCATCGCGCAACTGCAAGCCGCAGAACCGTATGTGCGTGTCTCCCAACACAACATCACCACCACGAACTTCGTGGTCGACGGCGACACGGCGCGCGGCGAGATCTACTGCCTGGTGTTTCACACCTTCGCGGGCCCCGAGCACGACATCGACGTCATCATCGGCGGGCGATACCTGGACACGTACACCAGACACGACGGCCGCTGGAAATTCAGTCAGCGCACCATTGTGGCGGACTGGGCATAGCGCAACGACCCGTCGCGGGTGGACTTCGAACACCCCAGCACCCGGGGCAGCCTGCGCGGCCAACCCGGCCAAGCCGACCCGTCGATCGCCCTGTTCACCGCGCCGAAAGGCTGACGCACGACGAAAGGCTGACGCCCGCGAAACGTTGCGGCGCACAGCATGTTTCGCCGGCGGCCGTCAGCCGCTCTTGCGCCGGAACTCCCGGCGGCCCCCGCCGCGCCGTGCGCCCGCGATTGCTTGCCGGCGCCGTCCTTGTGGTCGGACCCGGTCGAGGATTTCGCCATCTTGCGGTCCAGCGCTTCGCGGAATTTGCGCTTGGTGTCGTCGTCCGACCCGGGCGACTCAGCGGCCCGCGAAGAGTCCGACGACTTGGAACCACCGGTCGATTCAGCCATAGGGGGCAGCCTAGCCCCGGATTGCCGAAACGGTTCGCCTAGGCGGCGCGGCTACCGCATGCCCGGCGGCATGCCATACAGGTGGGAGATCGGCAGCGTCAGCAGCACCCGCCGGTCGGTGACCATCGCCTGCCGGTATTCGTCCCAGTCCGGGTGTTCACCGGCGATGTTGCGATACAACGCAATCAGCGCCTCCACGGTGTCGTCGTCCGGCGCGGCCGCGGGGGGCGTCAGCTCGGCGGTGCCCTCGGCGACCGCGTAGGACCAGCCGTCGTCGGCGTCGACCAGGATCGAGGCCCGCGGGTCGCGGCGCAGGTTGCGGGTCTTGGCGCGCGGCTCGGTGATCGACACCTGGATCGCCACGCTGCGCGCATCGAAGTGATAGCTCACGTTGGAGAGCTGCGGCCGCCCGTCGCGCTTGATGGTGGCCAGCACCCCGAGGGAGTGTCCGCTGATCAAGGCCAGCAATTTGTCGTCGAAGACTTGGCGTCCCATGACGAAAGACTACGTCGCGGACGGCCCGGGATATCGGTCGCGCGGCCGACCTGGTGAAATCGGGGCATGACCAAGTACGCGGCGTTTCTGCGTGGCGTCAACGTCGGGGGCGTCAATCTCAAGATGGCCGAGGTGGCGGCCGCCCTGAGCGAGGCGGGGTTCACCCAGGTCCGGACCATCCTGGCGAGCGGCAATGTGCTGCTGGAGTCGACCGCCGGCGTGGCGTCCGTGCGCAAGAAGGCCGAAGCCGCGCTGCGCGACCGGTTCGGCTACGACGCGTGGGTGCTGGCCTACGACGTCGACACGGTGCGCGCCGTGGTCGATGCCTACCCGTTCGAGCGCGAGGTCGACGGCTATCACTCCTACGTCACGTTCGTCGCCGACAAGGCGGTGCTCGACGAGCTCGACGAGCGGCTCGTCGACACCGGCCCCGACGAGAAGGTCCGCCGCGGCGACGGCGTCATCTACTGGCAGGTCGCCAAGGGCGGCACGCTGGACAGCAGCATCGGCAAGACGATGGGTAAGCCGCGGTACAAGTCGTCGACCACTACACGCAACCTACGCACGTTGGACAAGGTGTTGCGCTGAACCCCGACTAGCAAAGTGACGGCGCGCCAAGGGGTTTCGGCCTTGTGCGAACACTTGTCACTCGTCGGGCACCGCCTCGATGTAACGCACCGCGTCGGCCTTGTCCAGCCCGAGCCCGCGCGCCACCCGGACGTACTCGCGGGCCGCGGCCGCCATCGCCGCGTCGGTCGGGTCGTAGCGGGCGATGAAAGTGCCGAAGCGCCCACGGGTTTCGATGATCGCGGAGCTTTCCAGCTCGCGGTACGCGCGCGCCACGGTGTTGACGGCGACACCGAGCTGGCCGGCCAGGTCCCGCACCGTAGGCAGGCG
This genomic window contains:
- a CDS encoding PPOX class F420-dependent oxidoreductase, whose protein sequence is MGRQVFDDKLLALISGHSLGVLATIKRDGRPQLSNVSYHFDARSVAIQVSITEPRAKTRNLRRDPRASILVDADDGWSYAVAEGTAELTPPAAAPDDDTVEALIALYRNIAGEHPDWDEYRQAMVTDRRVLLTLPISHLYGMPPGMR
- a CDS encoding DUF1697 domain-containing protein, which translates into the protein MTKYAAFLRGVNVGGVNLKMAEVAAALSEAGFTQVRTILASGNVLLESTAGVASVRKKAEAALRDRFGYDAWVLAYDVDTVRAVVDAYPFEREVDGYHSYVTFVADKAVLDELDERLVDTGPDEKVRRGDGVIYWQVAKGGTLDSSIGKTMGKPRYKSSTTTRNLRTLDKVLR
- a CDS encoding GntR family transcriptional regulator, with the protein product MELGDWLKVDMKAGKPLFDQLRTQVIDGVREGALPPGTRLPTVRDLAGQLGVAVNTVARAYRELESSAIIETRGRFGTFIARYDPTDAAMAAAAREYVRVARGLGLDKADAVRYIEAVPDE